In the Octadecabacter sp. SW4 genome, one interval contains:
- a CDS encoding ion transporter: MTLREKTARYLERDFVRNGIIGVILFNAVVLGLETSDIVMANFSTLIYALDAFCLYIFVIEITAKLYAYGPRFFRSGWNIFDFVIVGVALVPAAQAFTVLRALRILRVLRVLSAAPRLRRVVEGFVTALPGMGSVFLLMMIIFYIGSVMATKLFGDVFPEWFGHLGLSAYSLFQIMTLESWSMGIVRPVMETYPYAWAFFVPFIMMTTFAVVNLLVGLIVNSMQDAHHEDDVARTDTYRDEVLERLKAIEDRLPPKS; encoded by the coding sequence ATGACTCTGCGTGAAAAGACCGCCCGTTACCTTGAACGTGATTTCGTGCGCAACGGAATTATTGGCGTGATCCTGTTCAACGCGGTGGTCCTTGGGCTGGAAACCTCTGATATAGTCATGGCGAATTTCAGCACGCTGATCTACGCGCTCGACGCCTTTTGCCTTTATATTTTTGTGATCGAAATCACGGCCAAGCTGTATGCCTATGGCCCGCGTTTCTTTCGCTCGGGCTGGAACATCTTTGATTTCGTGATCGTCGGGGTTGCGCTGGTGCCCGCCGCACAGGCATTTACGGTCCTGCGCGCGCTACGAATCCTAAGGGTGCTGCGCGTGCTGTCCGCAGCACCCCGTTTGCGCCGCGTCGTCGAAGGGTTCGTGACAGCCTTGCCTGGTATGGGCAGCGTATTCCTGCTGATGATGATCATCTTTTATATCGGGTCCGTCATGGCCACAAAACTTTTCGGCGATGTCTTTCCCGAATGGTTCGGCCACTTGGGGCTGTCGGCCTATTCATTATTTCAGATCATGACGCTGGAAAGCTGGTCGATGGGCATCGTGCGCCCGGTGATGGAAACCTACCCCTACGCATGGGCGTTCTTTGTGCCCTTCATCATGATGACCACATTCGCGGTCGTTAATTTGTTGGTCGGTCTGATCGTCAACTCAATGCAAGACGCCCATCACGAAGACGACGTGGCCCGCACCGATACCTACCGCGACGAAGTGCTGGAGCGGCTCAAGGCGATTGAAGACCGTTTGCCGCCCAAGTCCTAG
- a CDS encoding polyprenyl synthetase family protein → MRSFADTLAAASGMAQDQIGQALHGVDGPVADAMRHAVKGGKGLRAFLVMESCRLHMRPIQQAAACAGGIEALHAYSLIHDDLPCMDDDDLRRGQPTVHRKWDEATAVLAGDALQALAFELVARAGSVDLLRAMTTAAGIRGMVGGQALDIAAETSDTALTIDQITQLQHGKTGALITWSATVGPVLDGADAAPFMAYGEAIGLAFQIWDDVLDVTGDAATVGKAVRKDAAAGKATFVSLLGLDGAKRRAQDLVTEACDALSSYGDDAETLKEAARFVIARGH, encoded by the coding sequence ATGCGCTCCTTTGCAGACACTTTGGCCGCTGCGTCAGGCATGGCCCAAGACCAGATTGGTCAGGCGCTGCACGGTGTTGATGGCCCTGTTGCCGATGCCATGCGCCATGCGGTCAAGGGCGGCAAAGGGCTGCGCGCCTTCCTGGTGATGGAAAGCTGCCGGTTGCATATGCGGCCGATTCAACAAGCCGCCGCCTGCGCAGGCGGGATCGAGGCGCTACATGCCTACAGCCTGATTCATGACGATCTGCCTTGTATGGATGATGACGATCTGCGCCGCGGCCAGCCAACCGTGCATCGCAAGTGGGACGAAGCAACGGCGGTTCTGGCGGGCGATGCGCTTCAGGCGCTGGCGTTTGAACTGGTCGCGCGGGCCGGTTCGGTCGATCTGCTGCGTGCCATGACCACGGCGGCGGGTATTCGCGGGATGGTTGGTGGGCAGGCGCTGGATATCGCGGCTGAAACGTCCGACACAGCCCTGACGATCGACCAGATTACGCAGCTTCAGCATGGCAAGACCGGCGCGCTGATTACATGGTCTGCAACGGTCGGTCCGGTTCTGGATGGTGCTGACGCGGCACCCTTCATGGCCTATGGTGAAGCCATAGGGCTGGCGTTCCAGATCTGGGACGATGTGCTGGATGTGACTGGTGATGCGGCAACGGTCGGCAAGGCGGTGCGCAAGGACGCGGCGGCGGGCAAGGCGACATTCGTGTCCCTGCTGGGGCTTGATGGGGCGAAGCGCCGCGCCCAAGACCTCGTGACTGAAGCCTGTGATGCGCTATCATCTTATGGCGACGACGCGGAAACCTTGAAGGAGGCTGCGCGTTTCGTTATTGCCCGCGGGCATTGA
- the dxs gene encoding 1-deoxy-D-xylulose-5-phosphate synthase — protein MADRPKTPTLDRVHLPADLHEMSDGDLYRVADELRAETISAVSETGGHLGAGLGVVELTVALHAVFDTPRDKIIWDVSHQCYPHKIITGRRDRIRTLRQKDGLSGFTKRSESPYDPFGAAHSSTSISAALGFAVAADLGGDPGDAIAVIGDGSMSAGMAYEAMNNAGHLGKRLFVILNDNDMSIAPPVGAMSSYLSRLYAGAPFQDLKAAAKGAVSFLPPPLQEGARRAKEMLKGMTVGGTMFEELGFNYVGPIDGHDMEQLLSVLRTVKVRADGPVLIHAITKKGKGYAPAEGAMDRGHATAKFDVVTGKQAKAKSNAPSYTSVFAEALLKAAAADPKICAVTAAMPDGTGLNRFMERYASRCFDVGIAEQHAVTFSAALAAGGMKPFCALYSTFLQRGYDQVVHDVAIQRLPVRFAIDRAGLVGADGATHAGSYDIAYLANLPGFVVMAAADEAELVRMVATAAAHDDGPIAFRFPRGEGVGVDIPEDAQPLEIGKGRIIREGKQVAILSFGTRLQEVEAACEALAAKGITPTIADARFAKPLDARMILKLASDHDALIAIEEGAVGGFGSHVAQLLSDEGVFDHGLRFRSMVLPDTFIDQSSPRDMYATAGLNAADIERKVLQVLGVGVINQRA, from the coding sequence ATGGCTGACCGACCCAAAACACCCACGCTTGACCGTGTTCATCTGCCCGCCGACCTGCATGAAATGTCGGACGGTGATCTGTATCGTGTTGCGGATGAACTGCGCGCTGAAACCATTTCGGCAGTGTCGGAAACCGGCGGGCATCTGGGTGCCGGCCTTGGTGTGGTCGAGCTGACGGTCGCATTGCACGCGGTCTTCGATACACCCCGCGACAAGATCATTTGGGACGTGAGCCACCAATGCTATCCGCACAAGATTATCACGGGGCGGCGCGACCGTATCCGCACCCTACGCCAAAAGGACGGACTCAGCGGATTCACCAAACGTAGCGAATCCCCCTACGACCCCTTTGGTGCGGCCCATTCCAGTACCTCGATTTCCGCCGCGCTTGGCTTTGCGGTAGCTGCCGATCTGGGTGGTGATCCGGGCGATGCGATAGCGGTGATCGGCGACGGATCCATGTCAGCGGGCATGGCCTATGAGGCGATGAACAATGCCGGTCATCTGGGCAAGCGGTTGTTCGTTATTCTGAATGACAACGATATGTCGATTGCGCCGCCGGTTGGCGCGATGTCATCCTATCTGAGCCGTCTTTACGCGGGCGCGCCGTTTCAGGATTTGAAAGCCGCCGCCAAGGGCGCGGTATCTTTTCTGCCGCCGCCTCTGCAAGAGGGCGCGCGCCGCGCCAAGGAAATGCTGAAGGGCATGACCGTTGGTGGCACCATGTTCGAGGAACTGGGATTCAACTACGTCGGCCCGATTGACGGGCATGATATGGAACAGTTGTTATCTGTCTTGCGCACCGTGAAGGTGCGCGCCGATGGGCCGGTGTTGATCCATGCGATCACGAAGAAAGGCAAGGGATATGCCCCCGCCGAGGGCGCGATGGATCGCGGCCATGCCACGGCAAAGTTCGATGTGGTGACGGGCAAACAGGCCAAGGCAAAAAGCAACGCGCCCAGCTATACCAGCGTTTTTGCCGAAGCCTTGTTGAAGGCTGCTGCCGCCGATCCGAAAATTTGCGCTGTCACGGCCGCCATGCCCGATGGCACTGGGTTGAACCGGTTTATGGAACGCTATGCCAGCCGTTGTTTTGACGTGGGGATCGCCGAACAGCACGCCGTGACATTCTCTGCCGCACTGGCGGCGGGCGGGATGAAACCGTTTTGCGCGCTTTATTCGACGTTCCTGCAACGCGGTTATGATCAGGTCGTGCATGACGTCGCGATCCAGCGCCTGCCGGTGCGGTTTGCGATTGATCGCGCTGGGCTGGTCGGGGCCGATGGCGCGACCCATGCGGGTAGTTACGATATCGCCTATCTGGCTAATCTGCCCGGTTTCGTGGTGATGGCCGCCGCGGACGAGGCGGAACTGGTGCGAATGGTTGCCACCGCCGCTGCCCATGACGATGGCCCGATAGCCTTTCGTTTTCCGCGCGGTGAGGGTGTGGGCGTGGACATTCCCGAGGATGCGCAGCCACTTGAAATTGGCAAGGGCCGGATCATCCGTGAAGGTAAACAGGTTGCGATCCTGTCGTTCGGCACCCGCCTGCAAGAGGTCGAAGCGGCCTGCGAGGCACTGGCGGCAAAGGGGATCACGCCGACCATCGCAGACGCCCGTTTCGCCAAACCTTTGGACGCTAGGATGATCCTGAAACTGGCATCAGATCACGATGCCCTGATTGCAATCGAAGAAGGGGCCGTGGGTGGCTTTGGCAGCCATGTGGCGCAACTTTTGTCAGATGAGGGCGTGTTTGATCACGGCCTGCGGTTCCGCTCTATGGTCCTGCCCGACACCTTTATCGACCAATCCAGCCCGCGCGATATGTATGCTACTGCTGGTCTTAATGCCGCAGATATCGAACGCAAGGTCTTGCAGGTTCTGGGCGTTGGCGTGATCAATCAGCGGGCCTAG
- a CDS encoding histone deacetylase family protein, protein MVTALITHADCYDHVTPPGHPEQVARLDAVLGALVEMDLRRVNAPLVADDDLLRVHPQGHINSIRNAAPREGWRSLDADTHMSVGTLAAAYRAAGAVVRGVDLVLGGEVANAFAVVRPPGHHAERETAMGFCFFGSVAVAAKHALDHHGLKRVAIVDFDVHHGNGTQDLVEDDARILFCSTHQSPLYPGTGAAHEVGGHDNVLNVPLPDGAGSKAFRDAMERVILPRVDAFAPELLLISAGFDAHQDDPLAGMMLKTDDFAWITGRLCDLADKHCAGRVVSSLEGGYDLEALAESAAAHVAVLEERGR, encoded by the coding sequence ATGGTAACTGCCCTGATCACCCATGCTGATTGCTATGATCACGTCACCCCGCCCGGCCATCCTGAGCAGGTCGCGCGGCTTGATGCGGTGCTGGGCGCGCTTGTGGAAATGGATCTGCGTCGTGTGAATGCGCCGCTTGTCGCGGACGATGATTTGCTGCGCGTCCACCCCCAGGGCCACATCAATTCCATCCGCAACGCCGCCCCGCGCGAGGGCTGGCGCTCGCTTGATGCCGACACGCATATGTCTGTTGGGACTTTGGCAGCGGCGTATCGGGCGGCGGGTGCTGTCGTGCGGGGGGTTGATCTGGTTCTGGGCGGCGAGGTTGCCAATGCCTTTGCTGTCGTGCGCCCGCCCGGTCACCACGCCGAACGCGAGACGGCGATGGGGTTTTGTTTTTTTGGATCGGTCGCTGTGGCGGCGAAGCATGCGCTGGACCATCACGGGTTGAAACGGGTCGCGATTGTCGATTTCGACGTGCATCATGGCAACGGCACGCAGGATCTGGTCGAGGACGATGCGCGCATTTTGTTCTGTTCCACCCATCAGTCGCCACTTTATCCTGGCACGGGGGCGGCGCACGAGGTTGGCGGGCATGACAATGTGCTCAATGTTCCGCTGCCTGATGGTGCGGGATCAAAAGCCTTTCGTGATGCGATGGAGCGCGTAATCCTGCCGCGTGTTGATGCCTTCGCCCCTGAACTTCTGCTGATTTCAGCCGGATTTGATGCACATCAGGATGATCCATTGGCCGGGATGATGCTGAAAACTGATGATTTTGCGTGGATAACTGGCCGGTTGTGTGATTTGGCGGATAAACACTGCGCCGGGCGCGTGGTATCCAGCCTTGAAGGCGGTTATGATCTTGAGGCATTGGCCGAAAGCGCCGCCGCCCATGTTGCCGTTCTAGAGGAGAGAGGCCGATGA
- a CDS encoding ABC transporter permease subunit: protein MLKYLLSRLLTFLPTFIGVTLISFAFIRVLPGDPIIVMAGERGMSDERYAELVQEMGFDRPVLVQYWEYLGGVIQGDLGNSFVTKRPVWDEFFALFPATLELSICAMILAILIGLPAGVIAAVNRGKFFDRALMSTALIGYSMPIFWWALLLIIVFSGNLQWTPVSGRIDLIYYFDDVTGFMLIDSLLSGQKGAFTSAVRHLILPTIVLATVPLAVIARQTRSAMLEVLSEDYIRTARAKGLRPARINGLHAMRNALIPVITVIGLSVGTLLAGAILTETIFSWPGIGKWMVDSIFRRDYPVVQGGLLLIALMVMIVNLTVDVLYGFINPKIRKQ, encoded by the coding sequence ATGCTCAAATACCTTTTGTCACGTCTGCTGACGTTCCTGCCCACGTTCATCGGCGTCACACTGATATCGTTCGCGTTCATCCGTGTCCTGCCCGGCGATCCGATCATCGTCATGGCTGGTGAACGCGGGATGAGCGATGAACGCTATGCCGAACTGGTGCAGGAAATGGGCTTTGATCGGCCGGTTCTTGTCCAATATTGGGAATATCTGGGCGGCGTTATTCAGGGCGATCTTGGCAACAGTTTTGTCACCAAACGCCCCGTCTGGGACGAATTTTTCGCGCTGTTTCCCGCCACGCTGGAACTGTCGATCTGTGCGATGATCCTTGCGATCCTGATCGGGCTGCCCGCCGGTGTGATTGCCGCCGTGAACCGTGGCAAGTTCTTTGACCGCGCGCTGATGTCCACCGCGCTGATCGGATATTCCATGCCGATTTTCTGGTGGGCCTTGCTGTTGATCATCGTCTTCAGCGGCAACCTGCAATGGACGCCCGTGTCAGGCCGGATCGACCTGATCTACTACTTCGATGATGTCACGGGGTTCATGCTGATCGATAGCCTGCTGTCCGGGCAGAAAGGCGCATTCACATCCGCCGTGCGCCACCTGATCCTGCCGACGATCGTGCTGGCCACGGTGCCATTGGCCGTGATCGCGCGCCAAACCCGCTCGGCGATGCTTGAAGTCCTGAGCGAAGACTACATTCGCACCGCCAGGGCCAAGGGTCTGCGCCCCGCGCGCATCAACGGCTTGCACGCCATGCGCAATGCGTTGATCCCCGTGATCACCGTGATCGGCCTGTCGGTCGGCACCCTGCTGGCCGGCGCGATCCTGACCGAAACGATCTTTAGCTGGCCGGGCATCGGCAAGTGGATGGTCGATAGCATTTTCCGCCGCGACTATCCGGTCGTGCAGGGCGGGCTGTTGCTGATCGCACTGATGGTGATGATCGTGAACCTTACCGTCGATGTGCTTTACGGCTTCATCAATCCCAAAATCAGGAAGCAATGA
- a CDS encoding ABC transporter substrate-binding protein — translation MSMKRNLAAGLTMAILGGTALSAQTLVYCSEGSPEGFDPALYTAGTTFDASSHPIYNRLTEFETGTTNVIPGLAESWEASADGLEYTFNLRRGVQFHSNDSFTPSRDFNADDVIFSFERQRLADHPYNEVSGGTWEYFEGMSMPDLVASVEKVDDYTVKFVLTRPEAPFVANMAMDFASILSAEYADAMMDAGTPEMLNQAPIGTGPFSFVAYQKDAVIRYETNADYWRGAAGFDNLIFAITPDASVRYQKLQAGECQIMPYPNPADIEAMVADENINVLEQEGLNVGYLAYNTQIPPFDDPAVRRALNMAIDKQAIIDVVFQGSGQIAKNPIPPTMWSYNDAIVDDVYDPAAARAALEAAGVTDLSMKIWAMPVQRPYNPNARRMAELMQADFAEIGVDVEIVSYEWGEYLSRSREIDRDGAVLLGWTGDNGDPDNFLAVLLGCDGIENSNRAQWCYQPFEDLIQAAKVETDPAERTRLYEEAQVVFKDQAPWATIAHSVVYMPVRPEVEGYIVHPLGGHIFYGVTLAE, via the coding sequence ATGTCTATGAAACGTAACCTCGCTGCCGGCCTCACAATGGCCATCCTAGGCGGCACCGCCCTTTCGGCGCAGACGCTTGTCTATTGCTCCGAAGGATCACCCGAAGGTTTTGACCCAGCACTTTACACGGCTGGCACGACTTTTGATGCCTCGTCCCACCCGATCTACAACCGCCTGACGGAATTCGAAACCGGCACCACAAACGTGATTCCCGGCTTGGCCGAAAGCTGGGAAGCCTCTGCTGACGGGTTGGAGTATACCTTTAACCTGCGCCGTGGCGTGCAATTCCACTCAAACGATTCATTCACCCCGTCGCGTGACTTCAACGCCGACGACGTGATTTTCAGCTTTGAGCGCCAGCGCCTAGCCGATCATCCCTACAACGAGGTTTCGGGCGGCACCTGGGAATACTTTGAAGGCATGTCCATGCCTGATCTGGTTGCCTCGGTCGAAAAGGTCGATGACTACACAGTCAAATTTGTCCTGACCCGTCCCGAAGCGCCGTTCGTTGCCAATATGGCGATGGATTTCGCCTCGATCCTATCGGCTGAATACGCCGATGCGATGATGGACGCGGGCACGCCCGAAATGCTGAACCAGGCGCCAATCGGCACCGGTCCGTTCAGCTTTGTCGCCTACCAGAAGGACGCCGTGATCCGCTATGAAACCAACGCCGACTACTGGCGTGGCGCGGCCGGCTTTGACAACCTGATCTTTGCGATCACGCCGGATGCATCCGTGCGCTATCAGAAACTTCAGGCTGGCGAATGCCAAATCATGCCTTACCCGAACCCTGCCGACATCGAAGCGATGGTCGCGGACGAAAATATCAACGTGCTCGAGCAGGAAGGCCTGAACGTCGGCTACCTTGCCTATAACACGCAGATTCCGCCGTTCGACGATCCGGCGGTGCGTCGTGCCCTGAACATGGCAATCGACAAGCAGGCAATCATCGACGTGGTGTTCCAGGGGTCCGGTCAGATCGCCAAGAACCCGATCCCGCCGACCATGTGGTCCTACAACGACGCAATCGTCGATGATGTCTATGACCCCGCAGCAGCGCGCGCCGCTCTCGAAGCCGCCGGCGTCACCGATCTGTCGATGAAGATCTGGGCCATGCCGGTTCAGCGCCCCTACAACCCCAACGCCCGCCGCATGGCGGAACTGATGCAGGCTGACTTTGCCGAAATCGGCGTTGATGTTGAAATCGTATCCTATGAATGGGGTGAATACCTGTCCCGTTCGCGCGAGATTGATCGCGATGGTGCGGTATTGCTGGGTTGGACCGGTGACAACGGTGATCCGGATAACTTCCTGGCCGTTCTGCTGGGCTGTGACGGGATCGAAAACTCCAATCGGGCACAGTGGTGCTACCAGCCGTTCGAGGATCTGATTCAGGCTGCCAAGGTCGAAACCGATCCAGCCGAGCGGACCCGCCTTTACGAAGAAGCGCAGGTTGTCTTCAAGGATCAGGCACCCTGGGCAACGATCGCGCACTCGGTGGTTTACATGCCCGTGCGCCCCGAGGTTGAGGGCTATATTGTTCACCCGCTTGGTGGTCACATCTTCTATGGCGTGACGCTCGCCGAATAA
- a CDS encoding helix-turn-helix domain-containing protein — protein MTKDQSNRVNDLGPRMRRQRHRLGLTLQQLGTDSGVSVGYLSQVERGNATPTLGTLSQIAAALHVGVDFFIATPKTVDSLTRAAQRPQFSVSGSSIAYEQIGADFPGHELTSFILHVPAGYTSEEVSHEGEEMIYILDGAIAQVVDGVEHTMTAGDSLHYLGTSPHSWSNKTDAPARILWVGRMQYEKSGKAKPENGAQRGKPSVMSALAPN, from the coding sequence GTGACCAAAGACCAGTCCAACCGCGTGAATGACCTTGGCCCTCGTATGCGCCGCCAGCGCCATCGGCTTGGGCTGACCCTACAGCAGTTGGGCACTGATTCGGGTGTGTCGGTTGGCTACCTTAGTCAGGTCGAACGCGGGAATGCCACGCCGACCCTTGGCACCTTGTCGCAAATTGCTGCGGCGCTGCATGTTGGTGTAGATTTCTTTATCGCGACCCCCAAGACTGTCGACAGCCTGACGCGCGCCGCACAGCGCCCACAGTTTTCCGTATCCGGTTCTTCGATCGCCTATGAGCAGATCGGTGCGGATTTTCCCGGTCACGAGTTGACGTCGTTTATCCTTCACGTTCCCGCCGGTTACACCTCCGAAGAGGTCAGCCACGAGGGCGAGGAAATGATCTATATCCTTGATGGCGCTATTGCGCAGGTCGTGGATGGGGTCGAACATACCATGACGGCGGGGGACAGCCTTCACTACTTGGGCACCAGTCCGCATTCTTGGTCCAACAAGACCGACGCACCGGCCCGCATCCTTTGGGTGGGCCGGATGCAATACGAGAAATCGGGCAAGGCAAAACCAGAAAACGGGGCGCAGCGCGGAAAGCCATCCGTCATGTCAGCCCTGGCGCCAAACTAG
- a CDS encoding exodeoxyribonuclease VII small subunit: MTDQSVDKMSFEDAMRELEGVVGQLERGDVPLEESITLYERGAALKKRCEAKLKEAEEKVAKLTLDGDGQPTGTTPLDAG; this comes from the coding sequence ATGACCGACCAGTCCGTTGACAAGATGAGCTTTGAGGATGCGATGCGTGAGCTTGAAGGCGTTGTTGGCCAGCTTGAACGCGGTGATGTCCCGCTTGAGGAATCGATCACACTTTATGAGCGGGGTGCCGCGTTGAAAAAACGTTGCGAGGCCAAGCTGAAAGAGGCCGAAGAAAAGGTCGCCAAACTGACACTGGATGGTGACGGGCAGCCCACGGGAACTACCCCGCTTGACGCGGGTTAA
- a CDS encoding SDR family oxidoreductase, with protein sequence MPAKTLLSFGHGYSAGALSPILLRQGWTIYGTTRSSDKTDRVRGTGATPLIWPGKSITAQLDQATHLLISAGPNAEGDPVLNALRDEIVARRNQFEWVGYLSTTGVYGDHEGGWVDETTPLSPSTKRGQMRVAAEADWQSLDLPLHIFRLAGIYGPGRGPFAKVRNGTARRIIKDGQVFSRIHVDDIAQVLAASIRHPNPGAIYNLCDDDPAPPQDVIAYAAELLGLPIPPAVAFENADMTPMARSFYAESKKVRNDRIKHELRVRLIYPDYRRGLQTMLSVDG encoded by the coding sequence ATGCCAGCTAAGACCTTATTGTCCTTTGGGCACGGGTATAGCGCTGGCGCGCTCTCCCCGATCCTGCTGCGTCAGGGGTGGACCATCTATGGCACGACCCGTTCTTCTGATAAAACCGACAGGGTGCGCGGCACAGGTGCAACCCCGCTGATCTGGCCCGGCAAGTCGATCACTGCGCAGTTGGATCAGGCCACGCATCTGCTGATTTCTGCAGGCCCAAACGCCGAGGGCGACCCTGTGCTGAACGCCCTGCGCGATGAAATTGTGGCGCGGCGCAATCAGTTTGAATGGGTTGGCTACCTGTCGACGACGGGTGTCTACGGCGATCATGAAGGCGGCTGGGTCGATGAAACCACCCCTCTGTCACCATCGACCAAACGCGGGCAAATGCGCGTCGCAGCCGAGGCAGATTGGCAATCACTTGACCTGCCGCTGCATATCTTCCGCCTTGCAGGTATCTATGGCCCCGGTCGTGGCCCTTTTGCCAAGGTGCGTAACGGCACCGCACGGCGCATCATCAAAGACGGACAGGTCTTCAGCCGCATCCATGTTGACGATATCGCGCAGGTGCTTGCGGCCTCAATCAGGCACCCCAACCCCGGCGCAATCTACAACCTGTGCGACGACGATCCTGCCCCTCCACAAGACGTGATCGCATATGCTGCCGAATTGCTGGGCTTGCCCATTCCGCCCGCCGTGGCCTTTGAAAACGCCGACATGACTCCGATGGCGCGCAGTTTCTACGCAGAAAGCAAGAAGGTTCGAAATGACCGGATCAAGCATGAACTTCGCGTCAGACTGATCTATCCGGACTACCGTCGCGGATTGCAGACCATGCTTTCGGTGGATGGATAG
- a CDS encoding Xaa-Pro peptidase family protein, which produces MTDRFADLRQTAVDLKVDAVALVPGPNFTRALGQSFASHERPFVLIVPAKGDPAAVVPNLELGSWEQVKFDGPVYDWRDQDGYQPAFDALARDLHIHTLAVEGQVMRVFVHHALKKAMPQLEITDGEKAISGLRMIKTDADIAALEAAIAISERALAHTLDQVRSGMTETEVEAILVGRLFAEGAEGLAFEPIVAAGENSARPHAHARADYQIKAGDALLLDFGARKHGFAADITRTVFVDHVSDEGRAVYETVLAANLAGFAVTKAGVTAHDIDDAVISTLEASPYANRIRTKTGHGLGRDVHEAPYIMRGNHAALNAGVVYTNEPGLYEIGNFGVRIEDDVLITTEGCRSLTTFPKDLMIVGKT; this is translated from the coding sequence ATGACAGACCGTTTTGCAGACCTGCGCCAAACCGCTGTTGACCTGAAGGTCGACGCTGTCGCGCTGGTGCCCGGCCCGAATTTCACGCGCGCACTGGGGCAGTCATTTGCCAGCCACGAGCGCCCCTTCGTCTTGATCGTCCCCGCCAAGGGAGACCCCGCCGCCGTTGTTCCCAATCTCGAGCTTGGCTCTTGGGAGCAGGTCAAATTTGATGGTCCGGTTTATGACTGGCGCGATCAGGACGGCTATCAGCCTGCCTTTGATGCGCTTGCCCGCGACCTGCACATCCATACCCTTGCTGTCGAAGGGCAGGTGATGCGCGTTTTTGTGCATCACGCCCTGAAAAAGGCGATGCCGCAGCTTGAGATTACCGACGGCGAAAAGGCGATCAGCGGCTTGCGGATGATTAAGACCGATGCCGATATCGCAGCGCTCGAGGCCGCGATCGCCATATCCGAACGCGCCCTTGCCCATACGCTCGATCAGGTCCGCTCCGGCATGACCGAGACCGAGGTCGAGGCGATTCTTGTGGGGCGGCTGTTTGCCGAAGGGGCCGAAGGGCTGGCTTTTGAACCTATCGTTGCCGCTGGTGAAAACTCTGCCCGCCCCCACGCCCACGCACGGGCCGATTACCAGATCAAGGCAGGCGATGCCCTACTGCTGGATTTTGGCGCGCGCAAACATGGCTTTGCCGCCGATATCACCCGCACTGTGTTCGTGGATCACGTCAGCGACGAAGGTCGCGCTGTATATGAAACCGTACTGGCCGCGAACCTTGCAGGGTTTGCCGTGACCAAGGCAGGCGTGACCGCACACGACATCGACGACGCCGTGATCAGCACCCTCGAAGCCTCGCCCTATGCCAACCGTATCCGCACCAAGACCGGCCACGGGTTGGGCCGCGATGTGCACGAAGCCCCCTATATCATGCGCGGCAATCATGCGGCGCTGAACGCTGGCGTGGTCTATACCAACGAACCCGGCCTTTACGAGATCGGCAACTTTGGCGTGCGCATCGAAGATGATGTGCTGATCACCACCGAGGGCTGCCGCTCCCTCACCACCTTCCCCAAAGATCTGATGATCGTAGGAAAGACCTGA